From Roseibium alexandrii DFL-11, the proteins below share one genomic window:
- a CDS encoding methyl-accepting chemotaxis protein — MKSITNLSIAARVGSLSAITVVAIVLLFFVARHSQELVSTENDRLAEYSQMDYYVSQVLAKAQDMRRLEKDFLLTKDETLTATYEERYGEAVEFLKLTAEKPEAADQIPLIEGLKNTLALHKAEFDGIVAHSTEMGLDETLGLKGELRSAVQKVEERLKAANLDALTVKMLMMRRHEKDFMLRGADKYIGRIDDRRSEFADMLPNSGLPDAEQKEISALLDTYQAAFKKFAEKAQFIDAQVAAADETFAKIMPDWAKLSEAAYLGKQAASAGLESARSFSNNLFLVIGSISLILAIGLGWLIGRSITRPINDLTEVMEELAGGNNDVTVAYADRSNEIGSIARAVEVFRANAIRTQELEQEQQDRTARSEEEKRAFMENLASQFEASVGAIVERVSSTAANLDQSAQTMARVSENTSERAEVAASASAQTTENVSVVASAAEEMTASISEINQQIIRASAASKSAAQDVSGTAAQMESLANMADRIGEVVSMISDIAEQTNLLALNATIESARAGEAGKGFAVVASEVKALANETAKATENISQLVTEIQLETKTAVGSIAKIGDVMRDLDQSSTAIASAMEEQGATTQSVAENVAQAANGTRDVSDSIKVVKDASVESSDATHAVQSSINDLTEQSNLLRDEVNRFLGQIRAA, encoded by the coding sequence ATGAAGTCAATCACCAATCTCTCGATCGCCGCGCGAGTGGGCAGTCTATCGGCCATCACCGTTGTTGCAATCGTTCTGCTGTTTTTTGTCGCCCGGCATAGCCAGGAGCTTGTCAGCACTGAAAATGATCGCCTCGCTGAATACTCCCAGATGGACTATTACGTGTCCCAGGTGCTGGCGAAGGCGCAAGACATGCGGCGGTTGGAAAAGGACTTTCTGCTGACGAAGGATGAAACGCTTACAGCCACCTATGAGGAGCGGTATGGCGAAGCTGTTGAATTCCTGAAGCTCACCGCAGAGAAACCGGAAGCTGCCGATCAGATACCATTGATTGAAGGCCTGAAAAACACATTGGCACTGCATAAGGCGGAATTCGACGGGATCGTTGCCCATTCGACAGAAATGGGCTTGGACGAAACGCTCGGTTTAAAAGGCGAACTGCGGTCTGCCGTGCAAAAAGTTGAAGAGCGTCTAAAAGCAGCGAACCTCGATGCACTGACCGTCAAGATGTTGATGATGCGCCGCCACGAAAAGGACTTCATGCTGCGTGGCGCCGACAAATACATTGGCCGGATCGATGACCGGCGCAGTGAATTTGCAGATATGCTTCCCAACAGCGGTTTGCCGGATGCAGAGCAAAAAGAAATCAGTGCGCTTCTTGACACATACCAGGCGGCTTTCAAAAAATTCGCAGAAAAAGCACAATTCATCGACGCACAAGTCGCAGCCGCGGACGAGACATTCGCGAAGATTATGCCGGATTGGGCAAAGCTGTCCGAAGCGGCCTATCTTGGCAAACAGGCCGCAAGTGCCGGTCTCGAATCTGCCCGCAGTTTTTCGAACAATCTCTTCCTTGTGATCGGGTCGATCAGTTTGATCCTGGCGATTGGTCTTGGTTGGCTGATCGGTCGTAGCATCACGCGCCCGATCAACGATCTGACTGAAGTCATGGAAGAACTGGCGGGCGGCAACAATGACGTGACCGTCGCGTATGCGGATCGCAGCAACGAAATCGGCAGCATCGCCCGTGCCGTGGAAGTCTTCCGCGCAAACGCTATCCGGACCCAAGAGCTTGAACAAGAGCAACAGGATCGCACAGCCCGGTCTGAGGAAGAAAAACGCGCGTTCATGGAGAACCTGGCAAGCCAGTTCGAAGCTTCAGTCGGTGCCATCGTGGAGCGTGTTTCCAGCACGGCGGCCAATCTGGATCAGAGCGCTCAGACCATGGCGCGTGTTTCGGAAAACACCAGCGAACGTGCCGAAGTCGCTGCATCTGCATCTGCCCAGACCACGGAAAATGTCTCTGTCGTTGCATCCGCTGCCGAGGAAATGACCGCGTCAATCAGCGAGATTAATCAGCAGATAATCCGAGCGTCTGCGGCGTCGAAGAGCGCTGCGCAGGACGTGTCGGGGACTGCCGCTCAGATGGAATCTCTGGCCAATATGGCCGACCGCATCGGTGAAGTCGTTTCGATGATTTCAGATATTGCCGAACAGACCAACCTCCTTGCACTCAACGCAACGATCGAGTCGGCCCGTGCCGGTGAAGCCGGGAAGGGTTTCGCGGTTGTTGCAAGTGAAGTGAAGGCGCTTGCCAACGAAACGGCCAAGGCTACGGAAAACATCTCGCAGCTTGTGACTGAAATCCAGCTGGAAACGAAAACCGCAGTAGGGTCGATCGCCAAGATCGGGGACGTCATGCGCGATCTCGACCAGTCTTCGACCGCGATCGCTTCCGCCATGGAAGAGCAGGGCGCAACGACCCAAAGCGTAGCTGAAAACGTAGCCCAGGCCGCGAATGGTACCCGGGATGTTTCGGACAGCATCAAGGTTGTGAAGGACGCATCGGTGGAATCGAGCGACGCCACGCATGCGGTGCAGTCCAGCATCAATGACCTGACCGAACAGTCCAATCTGCTGCGCGATGAAGTGAATCGCTTCCTCGGCCAGATCCGGGCGGCTTAA
- a CDS encoding glycosyltransferase family 4 protein: MSLPTAPTVLQVIPDLNSGGAERTTVDIARALIAAGGTALVASQGGQMVRELEDIGAQHFTLPVKSKNPITLWKNAGLLSDLIRAQNVDIIHARSRAPAWSALFAARRTHIPFVTTYHGSYSQSNAVKGLYNSIMARGDTVIANSKYIAGLITDRHPFAKDRITVIHRGSDLKGLAPENVSALRRQALKDSWGVPTGRPIVMNMARLTSWKGQKVLIQAMSTLKASGPTAPIAILAGDAQGRDGYVAELKQLIADWNLQDQVRLVGHCADVPAAMALSDLAVVASIEPEAFGRAAVEAQAARVPVIVSDLGAVPETVLAPPDVSEGDRTGWRVPPGDSDALASAIKTALALSAEDRLALTGRGLTHASRNFTVETMCAKTLDVYAKLLDS, encoded by the coding sequence GTGTCCCTGCCCACCGCCCCAACCGTTTTGCAAGTGATCCCCGATCTGAATTCGGGGGGAGCGGAACGCACGACTGTCGACATTGCCCGCGCTCTTATCGCTGCAGGTGGAACCGCACTCGTAGCAAGTCAGGGCGGGCAGATGGTGCGCGAGTTGGAAGATATCGGCGCCCAGCATTTCACACTGCCGGTCAAATCGAAAAACCCGATCACGCTTTGGAAAAATGCGGGCCTGTTGAGCGATCTGATCCGCGCGCAGAACGTTGACATCATTCACGCCCGAAGCCGGGCTCCGGCCTGGTCTGCGCTCTTCGCTGCCCGGCGGACACATATTCCGTTCGTCACAACCTATCATGGCAGCTACAGCCAATCGAATGCAGTCAAAGGCCTTTACAATTCAATCATGGCCCGCGGCGACACCGTCATTGCGAACTCCAAATACATTGCCGGTCTCATCACCGACCGGCATCCCTTTGCGAAAGACCGCATCACCGTGATCCATCGCGGCTCCGATTTGAAAGGTCTCGCACCGGAGAATGTCAGTGCCTTGCGCCGGCAGGCCCTGAAAGACAGTTGGGGCGTTCCCACAGGCCGCCCGATCGTAATGAACATGGCCCGCCTCACGAGCTGGAAAGGCCAGAAGGTTTTGATCCAGGCTATGAGCACGCTGAAGGCCTCGGGGCCAACGGCACCGATTGCCATTCTTGCCGGCGACGCTCAAGGCCGGGACGGATATGTGGCTGAGTTGAAGCAGTTGATTGCCGATTGGAACCTGCAGGATCAGGTCAGGCTGGTCGGCCATTGCGCAGACGTGCCGGCGGCCATGGCACTATCGGATCTGGCCGTTGTTGCCTCGATCGAACCAGAGGCCTTCGGCCGGGCCGCTGTTGAAGCACAAGCTGCCCGTGTTCCAGTCATCGTTTCTGACCTTGGCGCCGTGCCCGAAACCGTGCTGGCACCGCCCGATGTTTCTGAAGGAGATCGTACTGGTTGGCGCGTCCCGCCTGGTGACAGCGATGCACTGGCCTCGGCGATCAAGACTGCGCTTGCACTATCAGCAGAAGACCGGCTCGCACTGACAGGCCGAGGCCTGACCCATGCGAGCCGGAATTTTACCGTTGAAACAATGTGCGCCAAGACGCTCGACGTTTATGCCAAGCTGCTGGATTCTTGA
- a CDS encoding alpha/beta hydrolase, whose product MTDGCAKGHQQKKLKESHSMGAAEPQFIEVGKNGQRRKIAVRKDAGRSPGLMWLPGFKSDMSGTKAEALSEFARERGQEAVRFDYSGHGTSEGDFEEACVSNWLEEAEAVFDTCTGGETILVGSSMGGWIALLLALSRKETSRIKGLILIAPATDFTEELMWKERFSDDIRAAILQHGRWEQPSEYSDDPYVITRKLIEDGRSHLLFGSSLHVGVPITILQGALDPDVPLGHAERLVQALPQDDVTFTVVPDGDHRLSRPEDIELLIRSAGSMIEAVSS is encoded by the coding sequence ATGACGGATGGCTGTGCCAAAGGACACCAGCAGAAGAAACTGAAAGAGAGCCATAGTATGGGCGCGGCGGAACCGCAATTCATTGAGGTCGGAAAAAACGGTCAGAGGCGGAAAATCGCTGTCCGGAAAGATGCAGGAAGATCGCCTGGTCTCATGTGGCTGCCGGGTTTCAAGTCTGACATGAGCGGAACCAAGGCCGAGGCCCTGTCTGAATTTGCTCGGGAGCGAGGGCAGGAAGCGGTTCGCTTTGACTATTCCGGGCATGGGACTTCAGAAGGGGATTTCGAAGAGGCGTGCGTGTCCAATTGGCTTGAGGAAGCCGAGGCGGTGTTCGACACCTGCACGGGCGGCGAAACCATCCTTGTCGGCTCGTCCATGGGTGGATGGATTGCGCTTCTCTTGGCTCTCTCACGCAAGGAAACAAGCCGGATAAAGGGTTTGATTTTGATTGCGCCGGCGACTGATTTCACAGAGGAGCTGATGTGGAAAGAGCGGTTCTCGGACGATATTCGCGCAGCGATCTTACAGCATGGACGCTGGGAGCAGCCGTCCGAATACAGTGATGATCCTTATGTCATCACCCGCAAGTTGATCGAAGACGGGCGGTCTCATTTGCTGTTCGGCAGCTCTCTTCATGTCGGAGTGCCGATAACCATTCTGCAAGGCGCGTTGGACCCGGATGTTCCGCTGGGACACGCGGAACGGCTCGTGCAAGCCCTGCCGCAGGATGACGTTACATTTACGGTCGTGCCGGACGGTGATCACCGTTTGTCGCGGCCAGAAGATATCGAGCTGTTGATCCGTTCTGCCGGCTCCATGATTGAGGCCGTGTCCTCTTAG
- a CDS encoding DNA-3-methyladenine glycosylase family protein has protein sequence MRPIHTEDDLNRLLSELLAANPRLRSISERAGSLPLRRRPADFEGLAHIITGQQVSVASASAIFARLQTLVTPLTAESLACFSDEDLAAVGLSKPKIRTLRAVTTACENGLDLAGLATAPAEDAHNQLCEIKGIGRWTADIFLLFCAGHPDIFPSGDLALQIAVCDAFELREKPDVKTLDRIASDWAPNRGVAARLLWAWYRVQKQGKETLPV, from the coding sequence ATGAGGCCAATTCACACAGAAGATGACTTGAACCGGTTGCTTTCGGAGCTTCTCGCCGCGAATCCACGCTTGCGGAGCATTTCCGAGAGGGCGGGGTCGCTGCCCCTGCGCCGTCGGCCAGCCGACTTTGAAGGCCTGGCGCATATCATTACCGGCCAGCAAGTCTCCGTCGCCAGCGCGAGCGCAATCTTTGCCCGCTTGCAGACCTTGGTCACGCCATTGACCGCTGAGAGCCTGGCCTGCTTTAGCGATGAAGATCTGGCCGCGGTTGGCTTGTCCAAACCCAAAATCCGAACCCTGCGCGCCGTAACAACAGCCTGCGAGAATGGGCTCGATTTAGCCGGTCTGGCAACGGCCCCGGCCGAAGACGCGCACAACCAATTGTGTGAGATCAAAGGGATCGGGCGATGGACCGCCGACATATTTCTCCTGTTTTGCGCAGGCCACCCGGACATTTTTCCAAGCGGAGACCTCGCCCTTCAAATCGCCGTTTGCGATGCGTTCGAATTGAGGGAGAAGCCGGATGTCAAAACACTGGACCGGATTGCCTCAGATTGGGCACCGAACAGAGGCGTGGCAGCTCGGTTGTTATGGGCCTGGTACCGTGTTCAGAAACAGGGCAAGGAAACCCTGCCGGTCTAA
- the gluQRS gene encoding tRNA glutamyl-Q(34) synthetase GluQRS, with protein MTEPVFRFAPSPNGHLHLGHALSALLNARAAVALHGRFLVRIEDIDQTRCTPDLERDMFEDLAWLGVPLNEPVLRQSEAFPHYRSALEKLQDLGLVYPAYLTRAEIKRFVAAFEEKGIPWPRDPDGAPLYPGDDVVLSEAEIQERAQSDAPFALRLDMTAALGRIDEPLTWQEFGAEGPALFEPAKTIAADAASWGDVVLARKDTPTSYHLSVVIDDARQGITDVLRGQDLYAATSVHRVLQHLLNLPEPRYRHHRLILGDDGRKLSKSNQDTSLRSLKVSGVTHVELRRRIGL; from the coding sequence ATGACTGAGCCTGTCTTTCGTTTCGCGCCTTCTCCGAATGGTCATTTGCACCTTGGCCATGCCTTATCGGCCTTGCTGAATGCCCGGGCGGCTGTGGCGTTGCATGGCCGGTTCCTGGTGCGTATTGAAGACATTGATCAGACCCGGTGCACGCCTGACCTGGAGCGAGACATGTTTGAGGATCTGGCATGGCTTGGGGTGCCGCTAAATGAGCCTGTGCTGCGTCAGTCGGAAGCCTTTCCGCATTACCGGTCGGCGCTGGAAAAGCTTCAGGACCTCGGGCTGGTCTATCCAGCCTACCTGACGCGGGCCGAGATCAAACGCTTCGTCGCGGCCTTTGAAGAAAAGGGCATCCCTTGGCCACGGGATCCGGATGGCGCACCGCTCTATCCCGGAGACGATGTGGTCTTGAGCGAAGCGGAAATACAGGAACGGGCTCAGAGCGATGCGCCCTTTGCGCTCCGGCTTGATATGACGGCTGCTCTGGGCCGCATTGACGAACCGCTCACCTGGCAGGAGTTCGGGGCGGAAGGTCCAGCATTGTTCGAACCGGCAAAAACCATCGCTGCGGATGCTGCATCCTGGGGAGATGTGGTTTTGGCCCGGAAAGACACGCCGACGAGCTATCATCTCTCCGTTGTCATCGATGATGCGCGCCAGGGAATCACGGATGTGCTGCGAGGTCAGGATCTCTATGCTGCAACCAGCGTCCATCGCGTGCTTCAGCATTTGCTGAATTTGCCGGAGCCCCGATACCGCCATCACCGGCTGATCCTTGGTGATGATGGCCGCAAATTGTCCAAGTCAAACCAGGACACGAGCCTGCGTTCTTTAAAGGTATCCGGCGTGACGCATGTGGAGCTTCGCAGACGCATCGGACTTTAG
- a CDS encoding AEC family transporter, with the protein MFVQTLTIVAPVFLLIGFGYGLARTKILSMKVSEALGEFVYVVAIPILIFRTLVTADLSAGLPWALWASYFLGIACAWALGTLVIRKGFGRDARAGAIGAISAAFANTILVGLPLIAAVYGDDGLVPLLLIVSIHLAFMTVLMAIVMERAAAHDSGGKSPPVLTLIKSAAKSLIRNPLVITIIAAFCWRLTGFEMSSLASDLLNRIGATALPLALISLGMSLVQYGMRGNILPGLLLSAIKIVIMPATVFSLGYFVFNLPPLWVAVSTLTAACPTGINAYVFANKYGTGHAMSANAITVTTALAVLTTSLWIWFLEYVLSL; encoded by the coding sequence ATGTTTGTTCAAACACTCACAATCGTTGCCCCTGTCTTTCTGCTGATCGGCTTTGGATACGGCCTGGCCCGAACCAAAATCCTCAGCATGAAGGTAAGCGAAGCGCTCGGCGAATTTGTCTATGTGGTCGCCATTCCGATCCTGATTTTCCGGACGCTTGTGACAGCGGATCTGTCGGCAGGACTGCCATGGGCGCTTTGGGCGAGTTATTTTCTTGGGATCGCGTGCGCCTGGGCTCTTGGAACCCTCGTCATTCGCAAAGGCTTCGGACGCGATGCCCGTGCAGGTGCGATCGGGGCCATTTCAGCGGCCTTTGCAAATACAATTCTGGTGGGCCTGCCGCTGATCGCAGCGGTTTACGGGGATGACGGCCTGGTCCCCTTGCTGCTTATTGTCTCCATCCACCTGGCTTTCATGACCGTTTTGATGGCAATCGTGATGGAGCGGGCCGCTGCCCATGACAGCGGCGGGAAAAGCCCACCGGTGCTGACCTTGATTAAAAGCGCCGCGAAAAGCTTGATCCGAAATCCACTAGTGATCACCATCATCGCCGCGTTCTGCTGGCGCTTGACCGGGTTTGAAATGTCGTCTTTGGCAAGTGACCTGCTGAACCGGATCGGCGCAACCGCATTGCCTCTCGCCCTGATTTCGCTGGGTATGAGCCTTGTTCAATATGGAATGCGCGGTAACATATTGCCCGGGCTGCTTCTGTCGGCCATCAAGATTGTCATCATGCCGGCAACCGTTTTCTCGTTGGGATATTTTGTCTTCAACTTGCCCCCACTCTGGGTGGCGGTCTCCACCCTGACTGCCGCCTGCCCGACCGGGATCAACGCCTACGTTTTCGCGAACAAATACGGCACTGGTCACGCCATGTCAGCGAACGCGATCACCGTAACCACGGCACTTGCCGTTTTGACGACAAGTCTTTGGATCTGGTTCCTGGAGTACGTCCTCAGTTTGTGA